From Apium graveolens cultivar Ventura chromosome 9, ASM990537v1, whole genome shotgun sequence, the proteins below share one genomic window:
- the LOC141683597 gene encoding ammonium transporter 1 member 1-like: MGTSDSCSVSQLAQLFGANTTDPTGAATFICNQFSNVNTRFVDTSYAIDTTYLLFSAYLVFSMQLGFAMLCAGSVRAKNTMNIMLTNVLDAAAGGLFYYLFGFAFAFGTPSNGFIGRHFFGLKDVPDATFDYSNFLYQWAFAIAAAGITSGSIAERTQFVAYLIYSSFLTGFVYPVVSHWFWSPDGWASPSRTNGPLLFGSGVFDFAGSGVVHMVGGIAGLCGALIEGPRIGRFDQSGRAIALRGHSASLVVLGTFLLWFGWYGFNPGSFNKISTIYASGSYYGQWSAVGRTAVTTTLAGCTAALTTLFGKRILSGHWNVTDVCNGLLGGFAAITGGCSIVDPWAAVICGFVAALVLIGCNKLAEKMKYDDPLEAAQLHGGCGAWGIIFTALFAREKYVTEVYGGKPGRPHGLFMGGGARLLAAHLVQILVIFGWVTVMMGLLFVVLRWLKLLRISAEDEMAGMDMTRHGGFAYAYDEEDESGKHGTQMRRIEPSLSS; encoded by the coding sequence ATGGGGACGTCTGATAGCTGCTCAGTGAGTCAACTCGCCCAGCTCTTCGGCGCCAACACCACCGACCCTACCGGCGCCGCCACCTTCATTTGTAACCAGTTTTCTAATGTCAACACTCGCTTTGTTGACACAAGCTACGCCATTGACACGACCTATCTCTTGTTTTCAGCGTACCTCGTGTTTTCTATGCAACTAGGGTTTGCCATGCTTTGCGCAGGCTCTGTACGCGCCAAAAATACGATGAACATTATGTTGACTAATGTGTTAGATGCGGCGGCTGGAGGCCTGTTTTATTATCTTTTCGGGTTCGCGTTTGCTTTTGGAACTCCGTCGAATGGATTTATTGGAAGACATTTTTTTGGACTCAAGGATGTCCCCGATGCGACTTTCGACTACTCCAATTTTTTATATCAATGGGCTTTTGCCATAGCGGCTGCGGGGATTACTAGTGGATCAATAGCGGAACGGACACAGTTCGTTGCGTATTTGATTTATTCATCTTTTTTAACAGGATTTGTTTATCCTGTTGTTTCGCATTGGTTCTGGTCGCCCGATGGTTGGGCGAGTCCATCCAGGACAAATGGCCCTCTCTTGTTTGGATCCGGCGTATTTGATTTTGCCGGATCCGGAGTCGTGCATATGGTTGGTGGGATAGCAGGGCTTTGCGGAGCGTTGATCGAAGGTCCGAGGATCGGACGGTTCGATCAATCTGGACGCGCTATTGCGTTGCGGGGACATAGCGCGTCATTAGTGGTGTTAGGTACGTTTTTATTGTGGTTCGGATGGTACGGATTTAATCCAGGCTCATTTAATAAGATATCGACTATTTATGCTAGTGGTAGTTATTATGGTCAGTGGAGTGCTGTGGGGAGGACAGCGGTGACAACAACATTAGCTGGTTGTACTGCTGCTTTGACTACTTTGTTCGGTAAGAGAATTTTATCGGGTCATTGGAACGTTACGGATGTTTGTAACGGTTTGTTAGGTGGTTTTGCTGCAATTACTGGTGGTTGTTCAATTGTCGATCCGTGGGCCGCGGTGATTTGTGGATTTGTAGCTGCTTTAGTTTTAATTGGATGCAACAAATTAGCGGAAAAAATGAAATATGACGATCCATTAGAGGCTGCGCAATTACACGGAGGGTGCGGTGCTTGGGGGATTATATTTACGGCATTGTTTGCACGGGAAAAGTATGTTACTGAGGTTTACGGAGGGAAACCGGGTCGGCCTCACGGGTTGTTTATGGGCGGTGGAGCGAGATTGTTAGCTGCTCATTTAGTTCAGATTTTAGTGATATTTGGTTGGGTAACTGTTATGATGGGGCTTCTGTTTGTGGTATTGCGGTGGTTGAAGTTACTTAGGATATCGGCTGAGGACGAGATGGCGGGCATGGATATGACCCGACACGGTGGATTTGCTTATGCTTATGACGAGGAAGATGAGTCCGGGAAACATGGAACTCAGATGAGGAGGATTGAGCCATCGCTCTCTAGTtag